The Sorex araneus isolate mSorAra2 chromosome 5, mSorAra2.pri, whole genome shotgun sequence genome has a segment encoding these proteins:
- the LOC129404943 gene encoding 60S ribosomal protein L7-like has translation MEGAEEKKKKVPAKPAAATAGKKKKLPDVPETLKKKRKNFAELKIKRLRKKFAQKMLRKARRKLIYEKAKHYHKEYRQMYRTEIRMARMARKAGNFYVPAEPKLAFVIRIRGINGMSPKVRKVLQLLRLRQIFNGTFVKLNKASINMLRIVEPYIAWGYPNLKSVNELIYKRGYGKIHKKRIALTDNALIARTLGKYGIVCMEDLIHEIYTVGKRFKEANNFLWPFKLSSPRGGMKKKTTHFVEGGDAGNREDQINRLIRRMN, from the coding sequence ATGGAGGGcgcagaagagaagaaaaagaaggtccCTGCTAAGCCAGCAGCAGCAACCgcagggaagaaaaagaagcttCCTGATGTGCCAGAAACCCTGAAGAAAAAGCGAAAGAATTTCGCAGAGCTGAAGATCAAGCGCCTGAGAAAGAAGTTTGCTCAGAAGATGCTTCGAAAGGCGAGGAGGAAGCTGATCTACGAGAAAGCTAAGCATTATCACAAGGAGTACAGGCAGATGTACAGGACGGAGATCCGCATGGCTAGGATGGCAAGAAAAGCTGGCAACTTTTACGTTCCTGCGGAACCCAAATTGGCTTTTGTCATCAGAATCAGAGGTATCAATGGTATGAGCCCCAAGGTCCGAAAGGTGCTACAGCTTCTTCGCCTTCGCCAGATCTTCAATGGTACCTTTGTTAAGCTCAACAAGGCTTCCATTAACATGCTGAGGATCGTGGAACCCTATATTGCATGGGGGTACCCAAACCTGAAGTCAGTAAATGAATTGATCTACAAGCGTGGTTATGGCAAGATCCACAAGAAGCGAATTGCTCTAACGGATAATGCATTGATAGCGCGAACTCTGGGTAAATACGGCATTGTCTGCATGGAGGATCTGATTCATGAGATCTATACTGTTGGAAAACGCTTCAAAGAGGCAAACAACTTCCTCTGGCCCTTCAAATTATCTTCTCCCCGGGGTGGGATGAAGAAAAAGACCACCCATTTTGTAGAAGGTGGAGATGCTGGCAACAGAGAAGACCAGATCAACCGGCTGATTAGACGGATGAACTAA